A part of Flavobacteriaceae bacterium GSB9 genomic DNA contains:
- a CDS encoding HTTM domain-containing protein gives MQINLKTYLNKNASAAPLAVFRMAFGVMMCLSIIRFWYHGWIETLYIQPKFHFSYYGFEWVKPLGNYTYLLFVICGVSALMVALGLKYRFAIITFFLSFTYIELMDKTTYLNHYYFISLLSFLMIFLPANAHFSVDNLIRKRSYKKVPKWTIDSIKLLLGVVYFYAGLAKINSDWLLRAQPLKIWLPSKYDLPLIGDTLMHQNWFHYAMSWSGMLYDLSIPFLLLYKRTRILAFILVVFFHVFTRVLFPIGMFPFIMIVSTLVFFDAGFHQNIIRFIKRLFHINTTGLQIKYIENFKFKNRKPIVGLFIIFFSAQLLFPFRYLLYPGELFWTEEGYRFSWRVMLMEKMGIATFKIVNAETGDFFYVDNKDFLTPFQEKQMSFQPDFILEYAHYLGAHFKSQGHENVQVFVDSYVALNGRLSAPFIDKNTDLYVQKESFKHKTWILPFKDEIKGL, from the coding sequence TTTGGTGTTATGATGTGTTTGAGCATTATTCGGTTTTGGTATCATGGTTGGATTGAAACACTGTATATTCAACCAAAATTTCATTTTTCGTATTACGGTTTTGAATGGGTAAAGCCTTTGGGAAATTATACCTATTTGCTTTTTGTGATTTGTGGAGTTTCGGCATTAATGGTGGCTTTGGGGTTAAAGTACCGTTTCGCCATTATCACCTTTTTTTTAAGTTTTACTTACATCGAGTTGATGGACAAAACTACCTATCTCAACCATTACTATTTCATCAGCTTGCTCAGTTTTTTAATGATTTTTCTACCTGCAAACGCCCATTTTTCGGTAGATAATTTAATTAGAAAAAGAAGCTATAAAAAGGTGCCAAAATGGACAATTGATAGCATTAAATTACTTCTAGGTGTGGTTTATTTTTATGCTGGTCTTGCAAAAATTAACAGCGATTGGTTACTGCGTGCACAACCATTAAAAATATGGTTGCCTTCAAAATACGATTTACCCTTAATCGGAGATACGCTTATGCACCAAAATTGGTTTCATTATGCCATGAGTTGGAGCGGAATGCTTTACGATTTAAGCATTCCTTTTTTATTGCTGTACAAGCGCACACGTATATTGGCCTTTATTTTAGTAGTATTTTTTCATGTATTTACTCGGGTGTTGTTCCCCATCGGTATGTTTCCGTTTATTATGATTGTGTCAACTTTGGTATTTTTTGACGCCGGGTTTCACCAAAATATCATTAGATTTATAAAGCGCTTATTTCACATAAATACTACCGGTCTCCAAATTAAATACATAGAAAATTTCAAATTTAAAAACCGAAAACCTATTGTAGGTTTGTTCATTATATTTTTCTCGGCCCAATTGCTGTTTCCCTTCAGATATTTGCTTTATCCAGGAGAATTATTTTGGACAGAAGAAGGATATCGTTTTTCATGGCGGGTGATGCTTATGGAAAAAATGGGCATTGCAACCTTCAAAATTGTCAATGCTGAAACAGGTGATTTTTTCTATGTAGATAATAAAGATTTTTTAACACCATTTCAAGAAAAACAAATGAGTTTTCAGCCAGATTTTATATTGGAATATGCTCATTACTTAGGCGCCCATTTTAAATCGCAAGGTCATGAAAATGTACAGGTTTTTGTTGATAGTTACGTGGCGTTGAATGGTAGGTTAAGTGCTCCCTTTATTGATAAAAATACAGATTTGTACGTACAAAAAGAATCGTTTAAACATAAAACTTGGATATTACCTTTTAAAGATGAGATTAAAGGCTTGTAA